The genomic region TAAGAAAGACTGCCCCCCCCCCCGCTAAGGATTTTCTCTAAACTCATACGCGGGAATGCGTCAATCATAGATTCTGAAGTGCAGTTTGTTATATTAAAAGACATTTTTCCTAGCTCCTCATAAGCCCTAAAAGCTTGGGTCATACACCTAAACACAAATGCCACGCTATGATGAGCAAATAACTTTTCAGGCTTTCCATTATCATAATAATGTGCATCATAAGAGTAAAGGCGATTTTGAGAATCTACTGAAAGCTGTTTATGCCAATCGCTATTTGCACCAAGTAGATAAATCTCTTTATACCCCAAAACCACTCCACAAGAAAGTGCCGCTATAAGCACATTTATACCGCTTGGGATGGCAAAATTGTATTTATAAAAAAACTTCTGCAAAGGCGCAAAAGTGTATAACTCAAGTGCATTGAAAGTATGTAGATTTATAAAAGGATTCTCTATTTTTATGCACTTCCCCTTCACACGTCTTTTATAAAATATATAAGGCACAAGTAAATCCATTTCCCAATCTACCTTTGCAAATGCCTCGCTCAACACGCCCACACGATTTATAAGCTGAGGATCAATCCCCGCATTTTCATCATAAATCCCCATATAAAAGGGATCCATTAACGTATAATATTTTGGCTTAATTTCAAAAGCTAGTGGGCTAGTAAGGGCTTGATTTACCATCATCACATCTTCACAAGAAAGACTCTTTTCAAACCCAGCAATATCCGCATTGACACTAGGACCATTACCAATAACAAAAAGCCTCTTTTTGTTCTGTGGTGTAATTTGTTTGATACCGGGAAACAAAGTGCCAAATCTCAAGGCATTGACACACCATAATGCAAGATTCCAAGAATTTATAAAAGAGCCTTTAATCTTTTGCTTACAGGTCAATGTGTCCCCCCCATAGTTCTTTTACTTTTTCAATAAAGTTTGGAATTGTATTTAGAAAAACTTTATTTTCTACTTAAGCCCTTTCTTACAACCTTGTAAGGTGGCTCTCAACTTTTAAACAATTTCTTTGCTATGCGCTTGAGTTTGTTGCAGACTCTTATGTGAAATGGTGGCGGCACAAAGCAAATTAAAAAATCCCTATAATCAAGCTCTTTATTTTGCGCTATTTCTTTTGGGTGGATAATATCCTCTCTTAATACATACATATTCATATGCGCGAATTTAGAATCACCATGAGTATTTGTCGCATCATCACGATTAAAGCCAATATTTTGCACCATATTATGTTTGGGATATATACTTAAACCCTGCTCTTTCCATATCGAGTAAGTAAATGGATAATCCCACGCATCAAAAGCTCCCTGCGAATAAGCCTTAAAAATCTTATACCAATATTTTTGCTCTTTTTTATTTTGCCAATTTTGTAATGCTTGAAATTCCTTTTCAAAATCCACAAACTCTTTTTGATACAACCTCCATACTCTAGCCCAGCTAGCCCAACCCCAAATATGATTATATTTCGAAAAATAATAATCCTCTTTCAAACTTTCCTTTGCTTGTTTATCAAAATCAAGCGCACTCCAACCACTCACCATAAAAATATTTTCATTATTTTTGTAACGCTCTAGCATTGCATCACAGAATCTAAAAAAGCTTGTATTTGGCAAACAATCATCTTCTAAAACAATACCCTGCTCTTCATTTTCAAAAAACCAAGTAATGGCACTACTTACAGAATCCTTACAACTTAAATATTTTTCTCTATACAAAGTATGCAACTCACATTCCCAATCAAGCCTAGATTCTAAAGCCCTGCGAAGATTTAAAACAAGTTCTTTTTCGCTTTCTTGTTTAAATGAATTTTGTGCGAGGTAAAGCTTTTTAGGTTTCACTTCTCTAATAGCTTCAAAAACCTTCAAAGTAGTATCTGGTCTCTTATAGGTTAAAAGCAAAATGGGATTTTTACAAGTATAATTTTTAGTCATTCTATTAATGCCCCCTCTATACATTTTTTACAAATTGGATTTTTTCTGTATTCGCCTTTTTTATGTAGGTCTCTAAGCTGGCACATTTGCTCTGAATTCCAAAAATTCTGCATAGAAACACTCCCGGTTTCTTCATATTGGGTGAATATATTTCCCAGCACCATAGATTCACCCCAAAATGTGCAACAAGGTAGCACATTGCCCTCAGCCGTGATAACAAGCTGTTTGTAAGGAAAAGAGCAAGAAAACCCCTCTTTTTTAGCCGTGGTCTTAGAACCTAAATCTTTAGAGGATTTAGGCGGCTTTACCATTTCTTGCGAACCTATCATATCTACTTTCTCCTCCCAAAAATTGATAAAATCCTCTAGTTGGTGTTCGTTTAGTTCGGTTCGAACGAAATTCACTCGCACTAAAGGCAAATACCCCCCCCCCATTTCCTGTTTAAGCTTGACAAGATTTAGCACATTTTCTACAACTTTTTTATAATTTCCGCCCGGGCGCACCTTGTCATACACCTCCTTTGAAAATGCATCAATGCTTACTTGGATTCTGTCTAATCCAGCCTCTATAAGACTTTGTGCGCGAAAAGAATCCAAAAGCAAACCATTGGTAGAGAAGTAAATATCAAGCACGCCTTTTTTCTTGGCATATTGAATAAATTTCTCTAAATCTTTGCGCAAAAGTGGTTCATTAAGGTAATTTAATTTAATAGCCCTTAACCCCTTACTTACACCATCATCAATAATTTTGCAAAAAAGCTCAAAAGGGAAAAGTAAAGATTTTTTCTCACTATTTACTTCTACGCTTAGAGGACACATTGGACATTTAAGATTACAAGTAGCATTGAGTTCAAAATCAATTTGCAAAGGATATTGTGTGATTGTCTGCAAATGTGAAGCCTGCGAATAAGTATCGCGGTAGGAGTGCCATTTAACAGGGTCTTTATAAGCTTTAAGAATTTCTAGCTTTTCTATACCAAAGATTCCGGTAAGTTCTGTTTGATTTCGTTTGAGTTTCATAGCGTTTCCTTATTGTTGGTGTTGTTGAGTTAAGCAATCCCATATTTTCCACGGGGCATTGCCACTTAACCACATTTTAGTAAGGTCGTTTTTGTCCTTGAGTGTATCCATACACTTCCAAAAACCGCTATGACAATAAGTATAAAGCTCGCCATCAAGTGCTAGATTTTTTAGCGGGGATTGCTCAAAAATTGTAGAATGCCCCTCCTTAATATAATCAAAAATTTTTGGTTCGCAGATAAAAAATCCGCCATTAATAAAGCCACTTAAGTGTGTATTACCCCCCCCCCCATTATCTCCTTTTGGCTTTTCGGTAAAATTTTTCACTCTGTGCGTGTTTTCATCAATCTCTAATGCTCCAAAACGTCCCTCTGGTAATATCGAAGCCATAGTGATAGCACCTTTATGCGCCTTATGAAAAGCAAGCTCGGCATACAAATCAATATCACTCACGCCATCGCCATAAGTCAGCATAAATGTTTCATTTATATAAGGTTTTGCATGTAAAATACGCCCGCCGGTCATAGTATCCTGCCCGGTGTAGAGCATCGTTACGCGCCAAGGCTCATTGCGCGTGGTGTGGATTTCAAGCTCATTTTTCTGCATATCAATCGTAATATCGCTATAACGCGCATAGTAGTTTATAAAATAATCCTTAATCACATGTCCCTTGTAGCCTGTAAGAATAATAAAATCATTGAATCCATAAAAGCTATAAATTTTCATAATATGCCATAAAATGGGGTATCCACCGATTTCAACCATTGGCTTTGGCTTTAAATCCGTCTCCTCGCTCAGTCTTGTACCAAAACCACCCGCCAAAATAACCACTTTCATTAGATGATACTCCCTGCCCTTTGCAAATAAACTTCACTTCCTTAAAATAAAGCTGGCTATTGTAGCAAAAATTCCATACTCTTTCCTTAAATCTCCCCGCTCACCTCCTCGGCAATAAAAAATCTCGGGCGATGTTTGGATTCTATATAAATTTTGCCTATATATTCGCCAATCACACCAAGGCTAAGCAACTGCACGCCACTAAAAAAGCTAAGCGGGATTAGCATTGACGCCCAGCCATACACTGCGTTATTGGTAAAAAGCTTGACATACAGCGCAAAAAAGCTAAGCGCGATTGAAAGCACAAAAAACACAAGCCCAAGCGCACTAACCATACGCAGTGGCATTACAGAAAAGCTTGTGATACCATTCCACGCCAAAGATAGCATTTTACGCAATGGATACTTCGACACGCCCGCCTCGCGCTCATTCCTATCATAATACACCTGCGCACTTTTAAAGCCAATCAATGGTACCATACCTCGCAAGAAAAGATTTACCTCCTTAAACTCTAGCAGTGCGCCAAGAGCACGATTTGAAAGCAGACGATAATCCGCGTGGTTGTAGATGATATTCACGCCCATTGTCTGCATAAGTTTGTAGAAAAATAGCGCGGTGTTGCGCTTGAAAAAGCTGTCTTTTTGCCTACTTTGGCGCACGCCATACACGACTTCCGCACCCTGCATAAAATGCGCGATAAACTCATCTATCGCCTCAATATCATCTTGCAAATCGCAATCAATGCTTATCGCGCAGTCGCATTTGTCCTTGGCGTATTCCATAGCGCATAAAAGCGCATTTTGATGTCCTTTATTAGCAGAAAGCCTAAGCGCGGTAATTTTTGGCTTATAAGTAACATTTAATTGGGGGGGGGGGTGAAATGAAGAGTTTTAGAATCTGTGCTTTGTGTGGGTTTTGCAAGATTCTTTAGCACTTCCCAAGTCCTATCCTTGCTCCCATCATCGACAAACACCATTGAAGAATCCCGCGCGATTAATCCCCGCTGTATAAGCGCACTAAGCTTTTGACTGAGCATTTCATAGGTTTTTGGCAGCACCTCTTCTTCGTTGTAGCAAGGAAGCAAGATAAAAAGTTTTGGTGGATTCTGTGGCATAGTCACTCCTTATTGATTGTATCTTCTGTAAGCATTCAAGGTAAATACTGCTGGCTTGGGTATTGGATATATTGCGTATCATAAAAGTTTGGCTGCATAACATCGCGTGTAGCATCGCGTCTTTGTGGTGTCGCGCCAAAGTTATAACGCACACCCGCACTCATTACATAGTCCATATTGTAAGTCCCAAAGAAACTTTTATCAAGTTCAAGGTAGATTCTGCTATTTTGTGAAACCCTCATATCAAATCCAAAAGAAAAT from Helicobacter himalayensis harbors:
- a CDS encoding methyltransferase FkbM; translation: MTKNYTCKNPILLLTYKRPDTTLKVFEAIREVKPKKLYLAQNSFKQESEKELVLNLRRALESRLDWECELHTLYREKYLSCKDSVSSAITWFFENEEQGIVLEDDCLPNTSFFRFCDAMLERYKNNENIFMVSGWSALDFDKQAKESLKEDYYFSKYNHIWGWASWARVWRLYQKEFVDFEKEFQALQNWQNKKEQKYWYKIFKAYSQGAFDAWDYPFTYSIWKEQGLSIYPKHNMVQNIGFNRDDATNTHGDSKFAHMNMYVLREDIIHPKEIAQNKELDYRDFLICFVPPPFHIRVCNKLKRIAKKLFKS
- a CDS encoding radical SAM/SPASM domain-containing protein, which codes for MKLKRNQTELTGIFGIEKLEILKAYKDPVKWHSYRDTYSQASHLQTITQYPLQIDFELNATCNLKCPMCPLSVEVNSEKKSLLFPFELFCKIIDDGVSKGLRAIKLNYLNEPLLRKDLEKFIQYAKKKGVLDIYFSTNGLLLDSFRAQSLIEAGLDRIQVSIDAFSKEVYDKVRPGGNYKKVVENVLNLVKLKQEMGGGYLPLVRVNFVRTELNEHQLEDFINFWEEKVDMIGSQEMVKPPKSSKDLGSKTTAKKEGFSCSFPYKQLVITAEGNVLPCCTFWGESMVLGNIFTQYEETGSVSMQNFWNSEQMCQLRDLHKKGEYRKNPICKKCIEGALIE
- the rfbF gene encoding glucose-1-phosphate cytidylyltransferase, which encodes MKVVILAGGFGTRLSEETDLKPKPMVEIGGYPILWHIMKIYSFYGFNDFIILTGYKGHVIKDYFINYYARYSDITIDMQKNELEIHTTRNEPWRVTMLYTGQDTMTGGRILHAKPYINETFMLTYGDGVSDIDLYAELAFHKAHKGAITMASILPEGRFGALEIDENTHRVKNFTEKPKGDNGGGGNTHLSGFINGGFFICEPKIFDYIKEGHSTIFEQSPLKNLALDGELYTYCHSGFWKCMDTLKDKNDLTKMWLSGNAPWKIWDCLTQQHQQ
- a CDS encoding glycosyltransferase, whose amino-acid sequence is MTALRLSANKGHQNALLCAMEYAKDKCDCAISIDCDLQDDIEAIDEFIAHFMQGAEVVYGVRQSRQKDSFFKRNTALFFYKLMQTMGVNIIYNHADYRLLSNRALGALLEFKEVNLFLRGMVPLIGFKSAQVYYDRNEREAGVSKYPLRKMLSLAWNGITSFSVMPLRMVSALGLVFFVLSIALSFFALYVKLFTNNAVYGWASMLIPLSFFSGVQLLSLGVIGEYIGKIYIESKHRPRFFIAEEVSGEI
- a CDS encoding glycosyltransferase, whose translation is MPQNPPKLFILLPCYNEEEVLPKTYEMLSQKLSALIQRGLIARDSSMVFVDDGSKDRTWEVLKNLAKPTQSTDSKTLHFTPPPN